GCTATATACCATTTACCGAAACTTCCGTAACGAAAGTCGAAAATTTTATCGTCTGCCAGGAGGATGATTCGAAACCTTGTATTCCTGCAATTAACAAAAAGCACCCACCCTCGACAGTGCGCAAGATGTTAACATGACCCCAAATCTCACTCTGCTGTGCTTGTTGGCCCTGTAACCTCTATTTTGATGTTTTAGGATCCCCAGTTTGGAATGTTCGCGGTCGCTTCGTTCACCATTTTCACCAGAGTCACCCGCCAGAAATCAGATTTTTCGACGGAGATGGTGAAGGAGAGcataaaaaggacaaaagaaagaacagcTCCAACAGCAAACCATTATTGAGCTTGTGACCTTCACCTTCATGCAACATTGCTTATAGAATATCCAAGGAGCGCTTCACAGTAAGCTTCAGCATTATGATTCAAAAAACTCTTGGCATGTTCTATTAGGGATCACTTTCTACATGCGTTGTCCAGATCTATGTAGTGCGTAGCTAGAGCATTGATGTTCGATTGGGCAAAACTTCGGGATAGGGTAACTCATTGCTCTGGCATCTTTATTGTGCATATCATTCCGAGGGGATCTCATGGCAAATAAGAAATTACTAGAAAACTGAGCTAAAAAAAGCTACTAGTTAGAATCTATTGCTACAcctccaaacacatgaaaattgACTGCCTGACATATGCTTTCCTGCTGTTCAGCTTTCAATCTATTGGTGGCAAGAATCCTCTAATTTGGGAAAAGGCTTCAAGGAAGCTAACTCCTATCCCCAAGTTGTTGGTTTACAAAGGATTAAGGTTCTGAAAAATACACAAGACGTCACGAAGCAGAAGCTCCTTCAACATACACCTGATCAGAAAATAGATCTAGATTTGTCAATTTGGTGATCCTTCCTTTGTTTGAACTATATACTCTTCTAGATCTTCTGGCTTTAATGATCCATGCTCTCAAAATGGGGAAGCAATCTTTAAAAGATAACCCGGACATACCTGGAGGTTTCcgatggaaaagaacaaaaagcacCCTAGAACAACATGGAGGGATAATACATGCCACACTTTCTGGAACACCGGGAGGAGGTAGTGATAGGTTCTATGGAGAAGCAACACTGTCATCAGATCTCTTGTCAAACCTCTACTCTCAGGATAGGTCCTGTGCAAATGTCATAACTTATTAAcagcattcacttaagtgccataacttttttttttcgcccacatgaatgccataactttaaaaaatactACTTAAATACCATTGCTTACGTGAACGTTggaaaaagctgacgtggcaccggcgaaatgatttttttgaatattttaatttacacgtagaaatttttcataatttttatttttttgcaaatttcttttttttttttggttctttaattatttaatatttcaaaaaaaaaaaaaaaaagcaaaccctTGATTTCCCCCTTGGCTATTGCGGCCTCACCGGCCCAGGGCGAGCAGACCCTTGCCCCTGGGCCTCTCGgttttggccggcgagggtcgtcgaTGACCTCGCCGGCCAAGGGGGAAATCAagggtttgctttttttttttttttttaatattaaatcattaaaataaaataaaaacatcaaaataaaaaaaatgttccacaaaatattaaaaaatgtaaagaaaatccaTGTGACactgagaaattaataaaataatggtAAAAAGTCCATGTCAGCTTTTCCAGCAGAAAtaatacttaagtgaacgattttgcttcgacatgacactcaagtaattaaacgaaaaaaaaagttatgatattcaagtgaacgctatacacaagttatggcacttatgaTATACTTATCCCCCTCCATTCTCCTATCTTTTCGTTAGTCAACTCGCCCTAATTGCCAAACCAAAGTTGAACTTGACACATGATGCAAGCGGCAAAATTAGGGATAATACATGGGTCCAAAAAAAGGGCGAATCGAATCATTCTATCATTTTCAGCAGTTTTCCCTCATTTACATATAAGTTAACCATCTCTTTTCCAAAGTCGGAGACTTACTTTGAGGACAGATGGACGAAGATGCGATCAATGACTGAAAGCGTAAGATAACAAGTACAAGCTAACATAAATCAGAATTTGGAAATAAGCAAATCGCTCTTCTTCATATTTCAATTTCTTATAGGCAAATCACTCCTTGGGATCTTTGATAGGTAACCTGAGTAACCGTTTTATGCCAACATGAAGAATCTCAACTATGGGGAACTTTAGTTCAAGATACTTTAGCGTCGTTAGTCGTATGTTTACATGTAAAACAGAATCTTTGTTGATATTACTTGCTGCAGACAGTTTGGTATACCCTCACATGTTAAATATGCAGAGTTCAACTGCTTGTGACATTCTTGACATTTTATGTTGGGCAATTCATCTCGAAAATAGTAGGAACAAACTAATCCCTCAGGCTGTTTATGTAAATCTTATGTTTTGTAAGTTTCCTGCATGGGGTAAAGGTAAGTTCTTTGTGTAAATTTCAATGTCAAGTCTATTTTTGTCAGCTTTAAGTTGGACAGAAAGATCTCTTTTACTTAATATATGATAACATATCATCTCACTCATGGTATCGACATTATTCGACAATGCTTCTTTAAGTTCATTTATTTATGTGTGTTATTTTGCCGTAGCATAGCAAATTGACTGATTGACAGATTAAAGCAGGGGATGAAAGACGTCTTAAGAACATGGTATGTCGTCATTAAAGTCACGAGCAGTCACAACACAGGCAACACAGAACAGTAGAAATGCCAGTTTCAAGCGCCTGTCGGCAAACATGATGTCACTTGGTGCAAATGAGCCATATTTTAAGAAAACATCCCCACAATCCATCACTCTTATTAGCATTATTACTATAGCTGCACCTTAAGTAGAGATTGAGAACACACAATTGCTCTCGCAGGCGTATGCTCCTCTCAATTTCACCCGTCAACGATGGACATACTCCGTAAGACGACGGTCTCGATGGTGATACCGGCGCCGAACCCTAATAGCACCCCCAGCTCCATCCCCTCCCCCGTCGTTGACTTCCCTTCCTGGATCGACTTTTTCCTTATCTCATCCAGAACAAAGATAACCGACGCGCTGAACATGTTCCCAAACTCTTCCAACACGTGCCTTGAAGCTCTTAGTCTCTCTTTATCCAATCCCAATTTTTCTTCTACGTAGTCAAGAATCCGCCTCCCTCCGGGATGTGGGGCCCAGAAAATGGAGTTCCAATCCGCAACATTGATCGAGCCGAAAGCTTCGATCAAATTCCCCTCCAGATTGGCAGAAATCAGTTCCGGCACCTTCTCCGATACCTGCATGGTGGCACCGAGGCCATAATGGCCTTCAATCATACCGTCAGAGTCCGGCAATACCGACTGCGAGGCGGAGATGATTTGGAAGATTGGCCTTTCTGTGGTCCCGTGTGGCGAAGCAGCGCCGACAATCATAGCTGCCGCACCATCAGCGAAGATCGCATTGCTCAATAAGTAGACTGGATCACCCTCAAAGGGAGCTCGAAATGTGAGGATGGTTGTCTCAGCGCTAACCACGAGCACCCGAGCCCCGAGGTTGTTCTCAGCAATGTCCTTCGCTATTCGGAGGATGGTTCCTCCGGCATAGCAGCCAAGGCTATAGAACATGACCCGGTTGACTGAAGGTCGGAGGCCGAGGATTTTGAGGAGTTTTAGGTCTGCACCCGGCATGTCCACGCCGGAAAAGGAACAGAAGACAAGGTGGGTGATCATCGATTTCGGTTGGCCCCATTCTTCGATGGCCTTTGTGGCGGCTTCCATGCCGAGCTTCGGGATCATATCAATCGTCAAATCCTGACGTCGGTTTAGTGATTCGGCGCCATTAGAGCATAAAGCTGGATTTTGCTTGAGAATTTCTTCGTTCAAGTGAAAATACCGCTTCTTTATTGCAGATTTCTCACCTTTAAATAAGCATCGccatttcaacccaaaaaaaaaaaaaaaaattaagcatcaCCAGAAAACCATATCAATTTGACAGAATTACTACTAATAGGTAAACATTTCCGTCAGTATCTTTGAAAAACATGCTAGAATTTATATGTTCCCCGGGAGTCCAGTACATGAGAAGGGTCCAAATGACAAAGCTAAGTGAACAATGACAAAGGTGACAGTAGAGGCAACGACTCCGTAATGAACATTGACGAAGGCTAGTCGGGAAGCAATAATTGAATTTTAGAATTTGAGATTCGATTGGGTATAGCAAATCGCAAGTGGGAGAGAGACTTTGATGTTAATCATTTAGTGGTGCGACAATGTTTGGAGGCGATGTATGGGGAAAGAGATTGGTTCAAGCGATGTGAAAATTATTGACTTACTTCTGGAATCATGATGTGCATACTTTATGAATGGTCTTTGTAAAAGTTGAAGTCGCATGGAAAATGGACACTAAGTGTTTCAGCATAGCACAAAATGTTCGTACCGTACTTGGACAGGGATAAAGGTTAATATCATCATATAAATTTGTTTGCGGCAGTGCACGCAAGATTGTTTACTTAAGAAATAACATGTAATTATTAGTCAATAGAATGAATTGCTTTCCCTGCAACGTGATGTTTAACTCTTAATTAATTTGGTCATCACATGTAATTATTATGGAATTGAAAGGCAGAATGCAACAGCGCGTACAAGAAAAAGTTGGTTTTGTGGATGATCTAAAACAAGCATGTGGGCTTACAAATGCGGACAAACTTCTTCTTCACATTGGTCAAATGCTGAGTGTTGGTGACGCGAAACAAAAAGTCAGGATAGTCTTCCTGATTGACACAGTTCGAAGGGTTGGCTGTGCCAATTGCCAGAATTGCTGCTGGAACTTTGCACTCGCAAGACTTCTCCATCACTGAAATTCCAAAGTACAAAGATGCACGAGGGCGAACAAGGATTGCTGTTTTTATATAGATGCATGCATAGAGGGTGGCCAACGACTTATTGAATTCCTACTTAGATTAGATGGGTCCTTAACTCCTACTAGGGATGGGGTCGGTAGGGTGGCTATTTACGTGGCCATGTGCCATGGAATTAAAGTTCAGTATGGTTGTCTGTCGATAAGTTCGGTGGTAAAGCAACCTGCATCAATAAGATTCAATGTCATTGGCTTACCATATATAGTTACctgttgaaaattaaaattaatgaatCAAATACCCAATTCAACTACCCAACAAAGCATGATCTTACATggacaagaagagctcgcattTCAAGCACCCAACCGAATGCTTTATCTGTTTCAGAATCTATCTTCATTGCCAAGGAAACATTCATCCATGTTGGAGCAATTTTCTTAAGAGCTTCCtataaagaacaagaagaaacttaatggaggaaaataaaaggaaaaactgCATCTTCACTGATGGCACTGCGTTCTGAGAAATATAGTACTAAAACTTCACATATAATAGGAACTTGAGGAAATTCTAAAGCTCGCATGAAAATGGATGGCACTTGAACTAAGCAAGgtgatgaccaaaaaaaaaaaaaaactgagcaaGGTCTAAATATGCTCCTTTTTGAAGTGACTGAACTATGAAAGTCATACCATATGATACTCATATGAAGGTTCCAATATCCTATCCAACACAAAAGAATGTAAGTCCAAGACATATAAGAAGTAATACTATTCCCTACCTCTGACACTGGATCAGAAAACAGACCTTTCCTACAATGAcaggaaaatttccaataggaTCAATGTTGGTTATTGGTCCTTTCTCTTCAGGAAAGAATCTCCGAAGGACAGCCTCATAATTCTTAGGCTCAatataaaagaaaggaaatgccGCTCCAAGACCATCTCTTGACAAGTTTGGGATTGGCTTGACAATGATATGATCAGGCTCTGACATCAGTATGTAACTGGACAAAAGGCAAGAATAGCATCGGTAAAGCCAATTGcagaaaagaataaagaagaaagtcTCTGTTGATTCAGAAATGCGACGGTATCAAGAGTTCATACTCTTCTTTAATGTCAGCTTGTTGAAGCCATTGTACCATTGCCCATGCTCTGTTGAGGACTATACAACCCCGAAAATACAAATGCGATGCAACAATGTGAAGATGGGCAAACAATCTACTTGTTGTGACAGAGATTATTCTCAACTTCAATTTCACTATTGACCATCCACAGAGTTACCTCTGGCCGAATGAATGGGGAAGCTTAACTTAAATTACACTCTGCCCCATTGCAGACATTTTAAATTTCAGAAACCAACTActtgggaaaaagaagaaagaccaATCAAAAGGCTGAGTTGCCTATCCACGAGCTGCAAGGATGGGAGTCAAAATCTGAGTCCAAATTCGAATGGGAGGGACCAGATTCCCGATTTTATTCGGGTCGTTGACAACAAGGAAAGAAGAACAAAGGGAACCCTTGCCATAACATACTGGCAAATGTAGCTGGGCAAATTGATTCCATTAGGTATTACTGGGTCTGAGAAGACTTGTTCCCTGCCATCGGCAACAGAAGAATTTCCATAGTCATATTAATATAATTTCTAAGTCCAAGTAGCGCATACAGTTCAGTGGTAGCAGTTGCAGAGTTCTATTCCCAGAGACATGCCAAACCATGAATAGGGGCTACCAGGAGGAAGAATTGCCTTCCTTTTACATTTTATCTTCTACACCTCTGTTATGTATTTTTCAGAGTGTCCTTCATATCTTATGATCTTAAAGTATGCAAAAACTTTCTAGCCGTTCCAATGCTGGTAAAGAAACCCCATGTGCTTAACCAAGAGTACGTTCCTATTGTCAGTAAAAGGAACCTCAATTCAACCACTACATCTTCTCTGTTTCGTAATATTCTGCAGgactatatttttcatttaacttAGACCACCGACATGAGTGAGATCACTTTCTTTGTTTATAGAATGGTAGAACATCATGTTTTCTGATTGTCAAACCGAAGGAATCTTTTTCTATTATCTCAAAGATGGATTTTGAACAATATGTCAATAAGCATCATCAATCTGACTAAAATGCAATAAATCATTGACAATTGCAGCTTATGGAAGATCAACACAGCTGGTATGACCGTCCTAGATAGTCTTCAGATTATCAGGTTCAATTTCTTCAAGTCACTGCTTACAAAATTTTCACAGTGTCGAGCTCGTCATATTACTTTACGCAACAAAGCTCCACATTGCTTTTCTCACTTCGAGTAAACATAGCTCGCAAACCGCAAAATCAAGGTTCTACGATCTCATCAAAATCCGCATTCCACATCAGCTCTAATTGCCTTCCTCATCCATCCAACAGAGATATACACACAAGACGAAAATGCAAGACAATTCAACACAACTAAGCATCTCACAGCTCAATCAACCAACTTACTCAGCCAACCACCATGCCGATGGCTAGTcattctttcaagaaaacaacaaaacaagaaaCCGTTACCTGATCCATCCCAGAAGGTG
This genomic interval from Rhodamnia argentea isolate NSW1041297 chromosome 4, ASM2092103v1, whole genome shotgun sequence contains the following:
- the LOC115743483 gene encoding chalcone synthase 3-like, translating into MEKSCECKVPAAILAIGTANPSNCVNQEDYPDFLFRVTNTQHLTNVKKKFVRICEKSAIKKRYFHLNEEILKQNPALCSNGAESLNRRQDLTIDMIPKLGMEAATKAIEEWGQPKSMITHLVFCSFSGVDMPGADLKLLKILGLRPSVNRVMFYSLGCYAGGTILRIAKDIAENNLGARVLVVSAETTILTFRAPFEGDPVYLLSNAIFADGAAAMIVGAASPHGTTERPIFQIISASQSVLPDSDGMIEGHYGLGATMQVSEKVPELISANLEGNLIEAFGSINVADWNSIFWAPHPGGRRILDYVEEKLGLDKERLRASRHVLEEFGNMFSASVIFVLDEIRKKSIQEGKSTTGEGMELGVLLGFGAGITIETVVLRSMSIVDG